In Horticoccus luteus, the following proteins share a genomic window:
- a CDS encoding DegT/DnrJ/EryC1/StrS family aminotransferase, protein MSVNPLRPRPVQGLGAVAIGAEEERLVLDVLRRKELFRYYGMNPAQPPPMAAELEKEFRAWVEVDYALAVSSGTAALEVALAAAGIGPGDEVIVTAWSWISCFTAIVRVGARPVLAEIDETLNLAPQEIVRLATPRTRAVIVVHYQGVAAAMEPIMQEAHRRGIYVIEDCAQSAGVTYRGRRVGSWGDIGTFSFQNNKVMTAGEGGLLVMRDHRLYERAVRQHDLGSYRPYHAAIAPAQEPAFAGGQYRMSELTAAVALAQLRKCDAMKAHCRRLSRRVLAKIAALPGLTLRRVPDPDGDFGFELYFFLRDAEQVAAFRADLDARNVNCGQRTGTYPHYGRDYVKTGRAQVPALSPFREFKPWPAPGYRAEDFPRTEELTQRFVAIGIGWLYTDEDADYIGDAIVDVHARVCGGA, encoded by the coding sequence ATGAGTGTGAATCCACTTCGTCCGCGTCCGGTGCAAGGGCTCGGTGCCGTCGCGATCGGCGCCGAGGAAGAGCGACTGGTGCTCGACGTGCTGCGGCGCAAGGAGCTGTTCCGTTATTACGGGATGAATCCCGCGCAACCGCCGCCGATGGCCGCGGAGCTGGAAAAGGAATTTCGCGCCTGGGTGGAGGTGGATTACGCGCTCGCGGTGAGCAGCGGCACCGCGGCGCTGGAAGTGGCCCTTGCGGCCGCCGGCATCGGCCCGGGCGATGAAGTGATCGTGACGGCGTGGAGCTGGATTTCGTGTTTCACCGCCATCGTGCGCGTGGGTGCGCGACCGGTGCTCGCCGAGATCGACGAGACGTTGAACCTGGCCCCGCAGGAGATTGTGCGTCTGGCCACACCCCGCACGCGGGCCGTGATCGTGGTGCACTATCAAGGCGTGGCCGCGGCGATGGAGCCGATCATGCAGGAGGCCCATCGGCGCGGCATCTACGTGATCGAAGACTGCGCGCAGTCGGCCGGCGTGACGTATCGCGGGCGGCGCGTGGGGAGCTGGGGCGATATCGGGACGTTTAGTTTTCAAAACAACAAAGTGATGACGGCCGGCGAGGGCGGCTTGCTCGTCATGCGCGATCACCGCCTCTATGAACGCGCGGTGCGGCAGCACGATTTGGGCAGTTACCGGCCGTATCATGCGGCCATCGCGCCGGCGCAGGAGCCGGCGTTTGCGGGCGGGCAGTATCGCATGTCGGAACTCACCGCGGCGGTGGCGCTGGCGCAGTTGCGCAAGTGCGACGCGATGAAGGCGCATTGTCGCCGGCTGAGCCGCCGCGTGCTCGCCAAAATCGCCGCGCTGCCGGGCCTCACGCTCCGCCGCGTGCCCGATCCGGACGGAGATTTTGGTTTCGAGTTATACTTTTTCCTGCGGGATGCGGAGCAAGTGGCGGCGTTTCGCGCGGACTTGGATGCGCGCAACGTGAACTGCGGGCAGCGCACGGGGACGTATCCGCACTACGGGCGCGACTACGTGAAAACGGGGCGGGCGCAGGTGCCGGCGTTGTCGCCTTTTCGGGAGTTCAAACCCTGGCCGGCGCCGGGCTACCGCGCGGAGGATTTTCCGCGCACGGAAGAGCTGACCCAGCGTTTTGTGGCGATCGGCATCGGCTGGCTCTACACCGACGAGGATGCGGATTACATCGGAGACGCCATCGTCGACGTGCACGCGCGCGTGTGCGGGGGAGCGTAG
- a CDS encoding Fur family transcriptional regulator, with amino-acid sequence MSTTTHTFNPDDLAQRLADSGLRATPQREVVFDVLLNKRDHPTADEVFARVKAAKPGISLATVYNCLETLVQCRLVRAVNFERGPTRYCPNLHPHAHFHDEGTGQTHDVDLPPGLLDEVKRILPAGYDASSVEIIFRGSAHTPGAATA; translated from the coding sequence ATGTCCACCACCACGCACACGTTCAACCCCGACGATCTGGCTCAACGTTTGGCCGATAGCGGCCTTCGCGCCACCCCCCAGCGGGAAGTGGTGTTCGACGTGCTCCTCAACAAGCGGGATCACCCCACCGCGGACGAAGTTTTCGCCCGCGTCAAAGCCGCCAAACCCGGCATCTCCCTCGCCACCGTTTACAACTGCCTCGAAACGCTCGTGCAGTGCCGCCTCGTGCGCGCCGTCAATTTCGAACGCGGCCCCACCCGCTACTGCCCCAATCTTCATCCGCACGCCCATTTCCACGACGAAGGCACCGGCCAGACGCACGACGTCGATCTCCCTCCCGGCCTGCTCGATGAGGTGAAACGCATCCTCCCCGCGGGCTATGATGCCTCCTCGGTCGAGATTATTTTTCGCGGCTCCGCGCATACGCCCGGCGCGGCGACCGCCTGA